The DNA region CCAGCCGCCGAGCTGAATGGCCGCGCTGTCCATCGCCGGGCCAGTCACCAGCACCCGGCCTCTGGTCAGCGGCAAGGCGGAGCTGTCGTTCTCCAGCAGCGTCAGGGTCGCCGCCGCCGCCCGCTTGGCCAGCGCCCGGTGGTCGGCCAGCACGCCGCTGCCAGCGGGCCGGGCGTCCATCAAATTCAGCTCAGCCTTGAAGGTCAGCATCCTGAGCGCCGCTTCGTCCAACCGCGCCTGCGTGATGAGCTGGCCCTGCACCGCTTCTTTCAGCGCCGCCGCGTACTTTTCTACGTCGTAGGGCACCATATAGAGATCAATTCCAGCGTTGACGCTGTCGGCGGCGGCCCTCACCAGATCGGCGTGGGTCTTGTAGACCGTGATCAACCGGTCGATATCGTTCCAGTCGCTGACCACCAGCCCCCCGAACCCCAGCTCGCCGCGCAGTACATCGGTCAGCAGGGTGCGCGAGGCGTGAACCGGCAGGCCGTTGACGCTGCCGCTGTTGGCCATCACCGCCATCGCCCCGGCCCGAATTCCAGCTTTGAATGGGGGCAGATACAGTTCGTGGAGGGCACGCAAACTGATCTCGGCGTCGGCCCTGTCGCGGCCTAGACTCGGTGAGCCGTAGCCCACGAAATGCTTGAGGGTGGCGGCCACTCCGCCCGCCTGCAAGCCCAGCACGTCGGCGGTGATCTGATCGGCCACCAGCCAAGGCGACTCGCCAAAAGTCTCGTAAAAGCGTCCCCAGCGTGGATCGCGGCCCAAATCGGCCACCGGACTGAAATCCCAGTCCATATTCATGGCCCGCATGTCCTGAGCGGTGGCGAGGGCAATTTCTCTGGTCAGCGCCGGATCGAACGCCGCGCCCAGCCCCAAGTTGTGTGGGTAGAGGGTCGCGCCCGCGACGTTGCCCACCCCGTGAACCGAGTCGGTGCCGAAGACAGCGGGCACGCCGCCGGGCAAATGCTGGCGGCCCAGTTCTTCCAAGCTGCGCAGGGTGTCGGCCCAGCCGAGGGGCTTGTTGGGCTGCGGGGTGTCGCCGCCGCCGTTGAGGATCGCGCCGGGCAGCAACTGAGCAAAGCTGCTGCCTGCGCTAGCAGCCACAGGCCCGCTGCGCCCGCCCTCCAGAAAGCGGAAAAAGTGGGCCATGCTGACCTGCCCGATCTTCTCGTCGAGGGTCATTTTGGCCATCACCACGCGGGCGCGGGT from Deinococcus detaillensis includes:
- a CDS encoding glycoside hydrolase family 3 protein; amino-acid sequence: MKRLLTVALLLTPVASAQAVPTLTRTEAETRARVVMAKMTLDEKIGQVSMAHFFRFLEGGRSGPVAASAGSSFAQLLPGAILNGGGDTPQPNKPLGWADTLRSLEELGRQHLPGGVPAVFGTDSVHGVGNVAGATLYPHNLGLGAAFDPALTREIALATAQDMRAMNMDWDFSPVADLGRDPRWGRFYETFGESPWLVADQITADVLGLQAGGVAATLKHFVGYGSPSLGRDRADAEISLRALHELYLPPFKAGIRAGAMAVMANSGSVNGLPVHASRTLLTDVLRGELGFGGLVVSDWNDIDRLITVYKTHADLVRAAADSVNAGIDLYMVPYDVEKYAAALKEAVQGQLITQARLDEAALRMLTFKAELNLMDARPAGSGVLADHRALAKRAAAATLTLLENDSSALPLTRGRVLVTGPAMDSAAIQLGGWSVNWQGVGRGNVTYVPKVSTLAAALKASAPAGVSVSALPDGKRGALLKAAANADKIVLALGEAPAAESQANNPNLALPDSQIQLLRDVLGTGKPVVLVLVAGRPILLPEDLRNRLAALVMAYLPGSEGGAALADALYGRAGFAGRLPFTWPGSLGEAGLSADRPPEGAGEAPLPLYPLGFGLDYTRFATSAVTASTVPGGVSVSVTLKNVGEKTGTGTFIVRTSLPPTGNLEAVKRPVGVVRAVLKPGESRTLSLTVPAERLEAFTGDVFGPVTGSVLQGEYRFEVDGKQAALTF